A region from the Drosophila bipectinata strain 14024-0381.07 chromosome 3R, DbipHiC1v2, whole genome shotgun sequence genome encodes:
- the LOC108130820 gene encoding uncharacterized protein codes for MSHQCSCGRDLNNNYVSYTSAYANTNAGMDREASSGGSKSGGPPRTQLTAQVMFGTVGAIKELRDKEQQQQRHAAVARAGERRN; via the coding sequence ATGTCTCATCAGTGCAGCTGCGGTCGCGACCTCAACAACAACTACGTCTCGTACACGAGTGCCTACGCCAACACGAACGCCGGAATGGATCGCGAGGCCTCGTCAGGCGGCAGCAAGTCCGGGGGTCCTCCGCGCACCCAGCTGACGGCTCAGGTGATGTTCGGGACGGTGGGCGCCATCAAGGAGCTGCGCGacaaggagcagcagcagcagcggcacgCAGCAGTAGCACGAGCGGGCGAGCGGCGCAACTGA